A portion of the Pyramidobacter piscolens W5455 genome contains these proteins:
- a CDS encoding modification methylase EcoRI — protein sequence MARNATNKLLHKAKKSKSDEFYTQYCDIENELQYYREHF from the coding sequence ATGGCTAGAAATGCAACAAACAAGTTACTGCACAAAGCTAAAAAATCGAAAAGCGACGAATTTTACACTCAGTATTGTGATATTGAGAACGAACTGCAATACTACAGAGAGCACTTCT